A window from Actimicrobium sp. CCC2.4 encodes these proteins:
- a CDS encoding DUF6172 family protein: MRKIFPLTQEGLHRDRVLDAVKHDIRKYIKREQRRELPDGVDFIDFDCRVGASKETAASVHLSALTAQLDIVAGAGATEAYVEILSKPGFRQARPTGKRS, from the coding sequence ATGAGAAAAATCTTTCCACTGACCCAAGAAGGTCTGCACCGCGACCGCGTGCTCGATGCCGTCAAACACGACATCCGCAAGTACATCAAGCGCGAACAGCGTCGTGAATTGCCTGACGGTGTCGACTTCATCGACTTCGATTGCCGCGTCGGTGCCAGCAAGGAAACCGCCGCGTCGGTTCATCTGTCGGCCCTGACGGCACAACTCGACATCGTTGCCGGCGCAGGTGCTACCGAAGCCTACGTCGAAATTCTCTCCAAGCCGGGTTTCCGGCAAGCCCGTCCTACCGGCAAGCGCTCCTGA
- a CDS encoding 3'-5' exonuclease: MTTPREPHPVPSKEDIALLAPFDRLGLDQIVLVRTAGQAREACAALLDSPVWGFDTESRPTFFKDQVSDGPHIVQLATRHRAWVFQLSDPDCVAQVSALLASPKHVKAGFGLGDDTRRILSKLGVTPAAVLDLNSIFRARGYRKDMGVKGAVAVLFNRRFMKSKKAATSNWANPKLTDAQVLYAANDAYGAARVHDALGLD; this comes from the coding sequence ATGACGACACCCCGCGAACCCCACCCCGTACCGAGCAAGGAAGACATTGCCTTGCTTGCACCTTTTGACCGTCTCGGGCTCGATCAAATCGTGCTGGTCAGGACGGCCGGCCAGGCCCGCGAGGCCTGCGCTGCCCTGCTCGACAGCCCGGTCTGGGGCTTCGATACCGAGTCACGACCAACCTTTTTCAAGGATCAGGTATCCGACGGTCCGCACATCGTCCAGCTCGCAACGCGGCACCGGGCCTGGGTATTCCAGCTGAGCGATCCGGACTGCGTGGCGCAAGTTTCGGCGCTGCTGGCCAGCCCCAAACATGTGAAAGCCGGCTTCGGACTAGGCGACGATACCCGCCGCATTCTCTCGAAACTGGGCGTTACGCCGGCTGCGGTGCTGGACCTGAACAGCATCTTTCGGGCGCGCGGTTATCGCAAGGATATGGGTGTCAAGGGAGCGGTAGCGGTCCTGTTCAACCGACGCTTCATGAAGTCAAAAAAAGCCGCGACCTCGAACTGGGCCAACCCTAAGCTGACCGATGCACAAGTGCTCTACGCGGCCAATGATGCGTATGGCGCGGCCCGTGTGCACGATGCGCTGGGCCTGGACTGA
- a CDS encoding 2-keto-4-pentenoate hydratase has protein sequence MPSPAAMTMAAIDLAATELVNRRRANRQGDALPEHCRPADVAAALAIQRAVTRQLGAVIGGWKCALPSPGKLVLAPLYRHAIHTISPCPVRVRGDGIVRVEPELAYVLGRDLPVRDQPYAPAEIDSAIAHTHLALELLESRYTDHHAVGFLDNLADGLVNFGLFLGPLVDDDAGSGELALQVDGTLVPGRHPDGNPRLPLCWLANALHSQGDYLRAGQVVITGSYAGSVPLATGVPVQIRYGALGTLSVSFAADD, from the coding sequence ATGCCCTCCCCTGCAGCAATGACGATGGCGGCGATCGACTTGGCGGCAACCGAACTGGTGAATCGCCGGCGCGCTAACCGGCAAGGCGACGCGCTACCGGAGCACTGCCGTCCGGCCGATGTCGCCGCAGCGCTGGCAATCCAGCGCGCCGTCACGCGCCAGCTCGGCGCGGTAATCGGCGGGTGGAAATGTGCATTGCCCTCGCCCGGAAAACTGGTGCTGGCACCGCTCTACCGGCATGCCATCCACACGATCAGTCCCTGTCCGGTGCGGGTGCGCGGCGATGGCATCGTGCGCGTCGAACCAGAACTGGCCTATGTTCTTGGCCGCGACTTGCCGGTGCGCGATCAACCGTATGCGCCGGCAGAGATCGACAGCGCCATCGCGCACACGCACCTGGCACTCGAACTGCTCGAGAGCCGCTACACCGACCATCACGCCGTCGGCTTCCTCGACAATCTTGCTGACGGACTGGTCAACTTTGGACTGTTCCTCGGCCCGCTCGTTGATGACGATGCCGGCAGCGGCGAACTGGCACTGCAGGTTGACGGCACCCTCGTGCCCGGCCGCCATCCCGACGGCAATCCGCGCCTGCCACTGTGCTGGCTGGCGAACGCGCTGCACAGCCAGGGCGACTACTTGCGCGCCGGGCAAGTGGTGATCACCGGCTCGTATGCCGGCAGCGTGCCGCTGGCGACCGGCGTGCCGGTGCAGATTCGCTACGGCGCACTCGGTACCTTGTCGGTTTCCTTTGCGGCGGATGACTGA
- a CDS encoding DEAD/DEAH box helicase, whose protein sequence is MTEPAAVAGVFRPRLTLHTLTRGDGLLGMRPTGLFGPRGGSVTVARIDWTYATASGLRWQIAAPTALLNRRPAGMPPVFDETGQHIVLLRDFDAEADALDRILELGFHALPARALQWRSDSTLPASEPLWSLLQESFFGDFWAEQLPGLQELGWRVVVMPGFAHESVPVEAWHLVVNPANGDVLGKEVAAPLRRRANGVVALAGPANAGSWLLSLGVEINGELLDLVPMLALLLKQDRRWLNAALIARIDDAALIRLRAPGGKRIDALAAPLKAIVSSMLDLLTDPRRKEGPLPLSSWDAERLEQLRTSLLESQAERAGPHGVWQLQGRDGLQQLVQRLSAVGGVAPVSAPAGLGVTLRPYQLHGVAWLQYLRAHDLAGILADDMGLGKTAQALAHLLIEKQAGRLVNPALVVLPTSLLFNWQAEAARMAPDLRVLTLQGPQRDDDFGRMAGVDIVLTTYPLVWRDLDRLRVQAFHLLILDEAQSVKNPAGRSANAIRRLQARHRLCITGTPLENHLGELWTQFDFLLPGFLGNQRTFQRLWRKPIEINGETIRAQLLAQRVRPFILRRCKSDVATELPPRIDIIKRVQLQGHQRDLYESVRVACDEQVRRVLARKGFRSGQITILDALLKLRQVCCDPYLLKGPAMVPAMERAKLELLRDLMPGLVAEGRRMLVFSQFTELLALVQTELDALDLPWLALTGATPVGQRGAVVAAFQERQVPILLISLKAGGVGLNLTAADTVIHLDPWWNPAVEEQATARAHRIGQTQTVLVYKLIVEGSIEERILALQARKAALADGVIGSDAAFTAKFNDVDLQALLAPLA, encoded by the coding sequence ATGACTGAGCCCGCCGCTGTCGCCGGTGTGTTCCGTCCCCGGCTGACGCTGCACACACTGACCCGCGGCGATGGCTTGCTGGGAATGCGGCCGACCGGCCTGTTCGGTCCGCGCGGCGGCAGCGTGACGGTGGCGCGGATCGACTGGACCTATGCAACGGCGTCCGGCCTGCGCTGGCAGATCGCCGCCCCCACCGCACTGCTGAATCGTCGTCCGGCCGGCATGCCGCCGGTATTTGACGAGACCGGTCAGCATATCGTGCTACTGCGCGACTTTGATGCCGAGGCCGATGCGCTGGACCGCATTCTCGAACTGGGTTTTCATGCCCTGCCGGCCAGAGCGTTGCAATGGCGCAGCGATAGCACGCTACCCGCCAGCGAGCCGCTGTGGAGCCTGCTGCAGGAGTCGTTCTTTGGCGATTTCTGGGCCGAGCAATTGCCGGGATTGCAGGAATTGGGCTGGCGCGTGGTCGTCATGCCGGGCTTCGCGCACGAAAGCGTCCCTGTCGAGGCATGGCATCTGGTGGTCAATCCGGCCAACGGCGACGTGCTCGGCAAGGAAGTCGCGGCGCCGCTGCGACGCCGCGCCAATGGCGTCGTCGCGCTGGCCGGGCCGGCCAATGCCGGTTCGTGGCTGCTGTCGCTGGGCGTCGAGATCAATGGCGAACTGCTCGACCTCGTGCCAATGCTAGCGCTGCTGCTCAAGCAGGACCGGCGCTGGCTCAATGCCGCACTGATCGCCCGGATCGACGATGCGGCGCTGATCCGCTTGCGCGCACCGGGCGGCAAGCGCATCGATGCGCTGGCCGCGCCACTCAAGGCCATCGTCAGCAGCATGCTCGATTTGCTGACCGATCCGCGCCGCAAGGAAGGACCGCTGCCGCTGTCATCGTGGGATGCCGAACGGCTGGAGCAATTGCGCACCAGCCTGCTGGAATCGCAAGCCGAGCGCGCCGGTCCGCATGGCGTCTGGCAATTGCAGGGTCGCGACGGCTTGCAACAACTGGTGCAGCGCTTGTCGGCAGTCGGCGGCGTCGCACCGGTGAGCGCACCGGCAGGCCTGGGCGTGACCTTGCGGCCGTATCAATTGCATGGCGTCGCGTGGCTACAATACCTGCGCGCCCACGACCTTGCCGGCATCCTGGCCGACGACATGGGACTGGGCAAAACCGCCCAGGCGCTGGCGCATTTGCTGATCGAAAAGCAGGCCGGCCGGCTGGTCAATCCGGCGCTGGTGGTGCTGCCGACGTCGCTGCTGTTCAACTGGCAAGCGGAAGCCGCGCGGATGGCACCGGACCTGCGCGTGCTGACCTTGCAAGGACCGCAGCGCGATGACGACTTCGGGCGGATGGCCGGGGTCGACATCGTGCTGACCACGTATCCGCTGGTGTGGCGCGACCTCGATCGCTTGCGGGTGCAAGCCTTCCATTTGCTGATCCTCGATGAAGCACAAAGCGTCAAGAATCCGGCCGGACGCAGCGCCAATGCGATCCGCCGGCTGCAGGCGCGACATCGCCTGTGCATCACCGGCACACCGCTTGAAAACCATCTGGGCGAACTCTGGACCCAGTTCGATTTTCTGCTGCCGGGTTTTCTGGGTAACCAGCGCACTTTCCAGCGGCTGTGGCGCAAGCCCATCGAAATCAATGGCGAGACCATCCGGGCGCAATTGCTGGCGCAGCGCGTGCGTCCGTTCATCCTGCGCCGGTGCAAAAGCGACGTCGCCACCGAGCTGCCCCCACGCATCGACATCATCAAGCGCGTGCAATTGCAGGGACATCAGCGCGACCTGTACGAGAGCGTGCGGGTGGCCTGCGACGAACAGGTGCGCCGGGTACTGGCCCGCAAGGGCTTTCGCAGCGGACAGATCACGATCCTCGATGCCTTGCTGAAGTTGCGCCAGGTGTGCTGCGATCCCTATCTGCTGAAAGGTCCGGCAATGGTGCCGGCCATGGAGCGCGCCAAGCTCGAATTGCTGCGCGACCTGATGCCGGGACTGGTGGCCGAAGGACGCCGCATGCTGGTGTTTTCGCAGTTCACCGAATTGCTGGCGCTGGTGCAAACCGAACTCGATGCGCTGGACTTGCCGTGGCTGGCCCTGACCGGTGCTACGCCGGTCGGGCAGCGCGGTGCAGTCGTCGCCGCCTTTCAGGAGCGACAAGTGCCGATTCTGCTGATCAGCCTGAAAGCCGGCGGTGTCGGCCTGAATCTGACAGCGGCCGACACCGTGATCCATCTCGATCCGTGGTGGAATCCGGCGGTGGAAGAACAAGCCACAGCACGCGCGCACCGCATCGGCCAGACGCAGACGGTGCTGGTCTACAAGCTGATCGTCGAAGGCAGCATTGAGGAACGCATCCTGGCCTTACAGGCCCGCAAGGCGGCGCTGGCCGACGGCGTCATCGGCAGCGATGCGGCATTTACGGCCAAGTTTAATGACGTTGATTTGCAGGCCTTGCTGGCACCGCTGGCCTGA
- a CDS encoding HDOD domain-containing protein produces MPTLDFFFSNVKLPTLSEVAHALINTLNNDNSSVQQVSDIIARDPALTAKLLRLANSAAFGLPRGVSSIDDAISLVGMAKVRTLSMASCLCDAFPLLPGLDPREFWSTSMATAGYAQWMAKGIGADPQQAWLTGMMLRLGELLIGQADPVILKEIEKMPHIPGGRWEREKDLSGFSEGQITGELARRWNFPVEIVTALQQSFDPLSHRPFSRLAAIVHLSGLLADTPHATVEALDDLPEDLVHALLMDGEWLRAKFPAEDAFIRMQ; encoded by the coding sequence ATGCCTACGCTCGATTTCTTTTTTTCCAACGTCAAGTTGCCCACGCTGTCCGAGGTGGCCCATGCACTGATCAACACCCTGAATAACGACAACAGTTCAGTTCAGCAAGTCAGTGACATCATCGCCCGCGATCCGGCGCTAACGGCCAAGCTGCTGCGACTGGCCAATAGCGCGGCATTCGGTTTGCCGCGCGGCGTCAGTTCGATCGATGACGCAATTTCGCTGGTGGGAATGGCCAAGGTGCGCACACTCTCGATGGCATCGTGCCTGTGCGACGCATTTCCGTTGCTGCCGGGTCTGGATCCGCGTGAATTCTGGAGCACCAGCATGGCTACTGCCGGCTATGCGCAATGGATGGCAAAAGGCATCGGTGCCGATCCGCAGCAAGCCTGGCTCACCGGCATGATGCTGCGTCTGGGCGAATTACTGATCGGCCAGGCCGATCCGGTCATCTTGAAAGAAATCGAAAAAATGCCGCATATCCCCGGTGGTCGCTGGGAGCGCGAAAAAGACTTGTCCGGTTTTTCCGAAGGCCAGATTACCGGTGAACTGGCGCGGCGCTGGAACTTCCCCGTCGAGATCGTGACGGCGCTGCAGCAATCATTCGATCCCTTGTCGCACAGGCCGTTTTCGCGTCTCGCGGCGATTGTCCATCTGTCTGGATTGCTGGCCGATACCCCGCATGCGACCGTCGAGGCACTCGATGATTTGCCGGAAGATCTGGTGCACGCCTTGCTGATGGATGGTGAATGGCTGCGCGCCAAATTTCCGGCCGAAGATGCCTTCATCCGGATGCAATAA
- a CDS encoding GGDEF domain-containing protein, producing MKPKDNPEPAVANPAELAREAFRQLAVRKMAPTPDAYRQVYEEIAGTGAGPSAENTLIQFASALHLLATELDDINGFGKRFELAASARDWTAYTSALSALTTAHLTRFDRTQAAPAAIAVASVVPDDRQPRLLRDLLSRTLLLAVAALLSTSPELADEAELLGRAVKDAQSEDSLDEIGIRLRQLCFKIEMRAGDVAEEQELLLRLFRLLLENISGLTEEDSWLHGQIDSVHQLLSGPINHHALQDATRDMKDVIYKQGTLRHSLTEAKVTVKNMMITFIDRLGVLATSTGDYHEKIDAYSQKISQASDITTLNAILEDVMRDTRQAQYDALQSRDDMIVARQAGEAAEQRIHDLESQLAAMSELVREDQLTGSLNRRGLDDVFDRELARADRRKSPLCIAMLDLDDFKRLNDTHGHVAGDEALVYLVRVIKDTLRTMDVLARFGGEEFLILLPDTTMDAATQTVTRLQRELTKRIFMHNNERILITFSAGVALRKGNEDQVGMLKRADTALYQAKRAGKNRVVSAE from the coding sequence ATGAAACCCAAAGACAATCCCGAACCCGCGGTGGCTAATCCCGCCGAGCTGGCGCGCGAAGCCTTCCGGCAGCTAGCGGTGCGCAAGATGGCACCAACGCCGGATGCCTATCGTCAGGTCTACGAAGAAATCGCCGGCACCGGTGCCGGACCGAGCGCCGAAAATACCTTGATTCAATTTGCCAGCGCCTTGCACCTGCTTGCTACCGAACTCGATGACATCAACGGTTTTGGCAAGCGTTTTGAACTGGCCGCCAGCGCGCGTGACTGGACTGCCTACACCAGCGCCCTGTCCGCGCTGACCACCGCGCACCTGACCCGTTTTGATCGCACGCAAGCGGCGCCTGCTGCCATCGCAGTTGCCAGCGTCGTGCCGGATGATCGCCAGCCGCGCCTGCTGCGCGATCTGCTGTCGCGCACTTTGTTGCTGGCAGTGGCGGCGTTGCTCAGCACCTCGCCGGAATTGGCCGACGAAGCCGAATTGCTAGGACGTGCGGTCAAGGACGCACAGAGCGAGGATAGCCTCGATGAAATCGGGATCCGGTTGCGCCAGCTGTGCTTCAAGATCGAAATGCGCGCCGGCGACGTCGCCGAAGAACAGGAACTGCTGCTGCGTCTGTTCCGGCTATTGCTGGAAAATATCAGCGGACTGACAGAAGAAGACAGCTGGTTGCATGGCCAGATCGATAGCGTGCACCAGTTGTTGTCGGGGCCGATCAACCATCACGCGCTGCAGGATGCCACGCGCGACATGAAGGATGTGATCTACAAGCAAGGCACGCTCAGACACAGCCTGACCGAAGCCAAGGTCACCGTCAAAAACATGATGATCACCTTCATCGACCGCCTTGGCGTACTGGCCACCAGCACCGGTGATTATCACGAAAAAATCGACGCCTATTCCCAGAAAATCAGCCAGGCCAGCGACATCACGACACTCAATGCGATCCTCGAGGACGTGATGCGCGATACCCGCCAGGCGCAATACGATGCCTTGCAGTCACGCGATGACATGATTGTTGCGCGGCAGGCGGGCGAAGCGGCCGAACAGCGCATCCATGATCTTGAATCACAGCTGGCGGCGATGAGCGAACTGGTCCGGGAAGACCAGTTGACCGGCAGCCTGAACCGGCGCGGCCTCGATGATGTCTTCGATCGCGAACTGGCCCGTGCCGACAGGCGCAAGTCGCCGCTGTGCATTGCCATGCTCGATCTGGACGATTTCAAGCGACTCAACGATACCCATGGCCATGTTGCCGGCGATGAAGCGCTGGTGTATCTGGTGCGTGTGATCAAGGACACGCTGCGCACGATGGATGTGCTGGCCCGCTTTGGCGGCGAAGAGTTTCTGATTCTGTTGCCCGATACCACGATGGATGCCGCCACCCAGACCGTGACCCGGCTGCAGCGCGAACTCACGAAGCGGATTTTTATGCATAACAACGAGCGCATCCTGATCACGTTCAGCGCCGGGGTGGCGCTGCGCAAAGGAAATGAAGATCAGGTCGGCATGCTCAAGCGGGCAGATACGGCGTTGTATCAAGCCAAGCGCGCAGGAAAGAACCGCGTCGTCAGCGCCGAATAA
- a CDS encoding response regulator transcription factor, with product MNKKETIRVLIADDHAIVREGLKQILADTRDIVVAGAAENGLDAVKLARAGEAHVLLLDISMPDRSGIEVLKQIRKECPAIAVLMLSMHREDQYAIRSLKAGASGYLNKQSAPAELVNAIRQVAAGRKYISTELAQELANQVGDDREIPPHETLSDREYQTLTMIASGKTVSDIASELVLSVKTISMYRSRLLQKMKLRHNAELTHYAIRNHLVD from the coding sequence ATGAATAAAAAAGAAACGATACGCGTGCTGATCGCGGACGATCACGCCATCGTGCGTGAAGGGCTCAAGCAGATTCTCGCCGACACCAGGGACATCGTCGTCGCCGGTGCCGCCGAAAACGGTCTCGATGCCGTCAAGCTGGCGCGGGCCGGGGAGGCGCATGTGCTGTTGCTCGACATTTCGATGCCGGACCGCAGCGGTATCGAGGTGCTCAAGCAGATTCGCAAGGAATGTCCTGCCATCGCAGTGCTGATGCTGTCGATGCACCGCGAAGACCAGTACGCGATCCGCTCCCTGAAAGCCGGTGCTTCCGGCTATCTCAACAAGCAAAGCGCACCGGCTGAACTGGTCAATGCGATTCGCCAGGTGGCAGCGGGGCGCAAGTACATCAGTACCGAACTGGCGCAGGAACTGGCCAACCAGGTCGGCGATGACCGTGAGATCCCGCCGCACGAAACCCTGTCCGACCGCGAATACCAGACGCTGACCATGATCGCCTCCGGCAAAACCGTGTCGGATATTGCCAGCGAACTGGTCCTGTCGGTCAAGACCATCAGCATGTACCGGTCGCGTCTGTTGCAGAAAATGAAACTGCGCCATAACGCCGAGCTGACGCACTATGCGATCAGAAATCATCTGGTCGATTGA
- a CDS encoding histidine kinase has product MSPARQADRDGHWLRVAMQECFDEISVLDVQNFGFIEINRAAQDNLQYCPQDLFLMQLFDIAPDLDAGRMQLLLDGLRTKAGGAVNLETRLVRKDGSIYPVQVRFVLCDDQEQPALLMICKDQSAGQAASAAFGQIEARFHAIVSNTPGLVYQFRRMPDNAMAFPYLSDACHALLGIRPERLHADPGLFMALILPADHASYLASMQASAEEVRSWNWDGRLWIEEWKDIKWINLRAMPRVLPDGAIQWEGIMTNITQSKLEQTEITRSREQLAELSAHIERVKEEERTRIAREIHDDLGGNLTAIKMALALLRRRLPDDPALTDKADYVDSLVDRTIESIHRISVDLRPSILDFGIVAAIEWQAAEFEKQLGIPCHVASSDSDIDLPPEQASALFRIFQESLNNISKHARASSVQVRLIRNQRGIRMEISDNGTGIAARDRQKPASFGIRGMIERANALGGSLSVSNVPKGGSVVAIRIPLPAASGRLITAIKQAKK; this is encoded by the coding sequence GTGTCACCTGCGCGACAAGCCGATCGTGACGGGCACTGGCTGCGTGTCGCCATGCAGGAGTGCTTCGACGAAATCAGCGTGCTCGACGTACAGAACTTCGGGTTCATCGAGATCAACCGGGCGGCGCAAGACAACCTTCAGTATTGCCCGCAAGACCTGTTCCTCATGCAGCTGTTCGACATCGCTCCCGATCTCGATGCCGGACGAATGCAGCTGTTGCTGGATGGCTTGCGCACGAAAGCGGGCGGTGCGGTCAACCTTGAAACAAGGCTTGTCCGCAAGGACGGTAGTATTTATCCGGTGCAAGTGCGGTTTGTGCTGTGCGACGACCAGGAGCAGCCGGCGCTGCTGATGATCTGCAAGGATCAGAGCGCAGGGCAGGCGGCGTCTGCGGCTTTCGGGCAGATCGAGGCGCGTTTTCATGCAATCGTCTCGAATACGCCGGGGCTGGTCTATCAATTCCGGCGGATGCCGGACAACGCGATGGCCTTTCCGTATCTGAGCGACGCTTGTCATGCCCTGCTTGGTATCCGTCCCGAGCGGCTGCATGCGGATCCGGGCCTGTTCATGGCGCTGATCCTGCCTGCCGACCATGCTTCGTATCTGGCATCGATGCAAGCCTCGGCAGAGGAGGTGCGCAGCTGGAACTGGGATGGCCGGCTATGGATAGAGGAATGGAAAGACATTAAATGGATCAATTTGCGTGCGATGCCGCGCGTGCTGCCTGATGGCGCCATACAGTGGGAAGGCATCATGACTAACATTACGCAGAGCAAGTTGGAACAGACTGAAATTACGCGTTCCCGTGAGCAACTGGCCGAATTGTCAGCGCATATCGAACGTGTCAAGGAAGAAGAGAGGACGCGGATTGCCCGCGAAATCCACGACGACCTGGGCGGTAACCTGACCGCCATAAAAATGGCGCTGGCCTTGCTGCGACGCCGTTTGCCTGACGATCCTGCACTCACCGACAAGGCCGATTATGTCGACTCTCTGGTCGATCGGACCATCGAATCGATTCACCGCATTTCGGTCGACCTGCGGCCCAGCATTCTCGACTTCGGCATCGTGGCAGCCATCGAATGGCAAGCGGCCGAATTCGAGAAGCAGCTCGGTATCCCGTGCCATGTCGCCAGCAGCGACAGCGATATCGACCTGCCACCGGAACAGGCCAGTGCGCTGTTCAGGATATTTCAGGAATCGCTCAACAACATCAGCAAGCACGCCCGTGCCAGCAGTGTTCAGGTGCGCCTGATACGCAACCAGCGCGGTATCCGTATGGAAATCAGCGACAATGGCACCGGTATCGCGGCGCGTGACCGGCAAAAACCGGCTTCATTCGGCATCCGCGGAATGATCGAACGCGCCAACGCGCTGGGCGGCAGTCTGTCCGTCAGCAATGTGCCCAAGGGCGGCAGCGTGGTGGCCATCCGCATTCCGCTGCCGGCAGCGTCCGGACGATTGATTACAGCGATCAAGCAGGCAAAGAAATGA